The Lolium perenne isolate Kyuss_39 chromosome 6, Kyuss_2.0, whole genome shotgun sequence genome segment atcctcttctgaagaggcggaggtatggactattttgttgatgtcaaacatgttcttactaatttcaacttttgtaatctcatgtgttcatgtttgtgaagattcctggcGACGAGAAAATTTTGAGTCAAAGCATTAGTCGCGGCAAGAAGCAAGTCACACGGTCtgcttaccagttgaagccaaggggcaaggctccaAACCGATACACTCTGGacgattatgtcaaccgaggaaagaacgttgtcattgaggaggaggaggcgccgccgcggagatcatctttgaggaggatgaggaacgatgagccgttatcttcagaggaggaggagcaggaggagcagcagcaacaagaaccacggcagcggacgaaaaggatggccgtccggaagtAGCCCATGAGGAGGGGACGTCGAGGATAGATGGATTtgtgttgtgaactctatcttcattgCTACGTGTTCTAAACTCTATGTCATTACTACGTGTTGTGAACtatatgtcatttcgaaccatgtctattgttgctacgtgttgtttgaatctatgtgctacgatgtgagctatgatgtgttatatgtgtatgttcTATGTGTATGAAATTGCTATTGTTGTGTTGAAAACTGTTTAACTAAGGCAAGAATTTTCATGGTTTTAACATAAGTCAACAAGTGGCGCCCCCCACGCTGGCGCCACACCTCACTAtgtggcgcccatggcatcggcgccacatatgttgattatatgtcgaaaacatccaggactCCGGACGCttggtccttagccgttttggcgaggctgtttgtgtggcgcccgtggcatcggcgcccgtggcatcggtgccacacaaagagcctcgccaaaacggctaagtcccaggcgATTTATCTTGCAGTATGTGTTGGCCAATtataagtgcatgtgtggcgtcgatgggagcggcgccacacatcctgccacgtcggatcggcgcaccagctcagtgTCGAGGGCGCCACGCTGGCTGGAAGAGTGGCGCCGCAGGCACGGACGCCACACTGCTGTGGCGTCCATGGGAGGAGCATCACACAAaaaggttagatgggtgaaatagtttgtcCGGAGGGTCAATCTGTGCTATAGTTGCAATAAAGGGTTATTTATGTGTAAATCGCCGGAAGTGCACTTGGACAACTTCGGCTCGAAGGTTATccgttagagcaagtacaataagtcctagtcagctggctacaaagattaaaatagtatatttgtgtctagttgaaggaaagagaagaggagagagaatgtaagtgggctcttatgcaagagctagctctagcacgtgctcctaggcatgtTGTGTGAATGAAAGGTGGGTCCTCCATTAAAAAAGTAGTACATctttatagccaactattgtacttgtTGACTATGTGTTGGCTATAAATGACATGGCATCttgcttatagccaacaaccGGCTATACTATTGGAGTTGCTCGCTTGCCATTTTTTTTCAGTGAGGTCTCGAAGTCTGAAGAGCTAACACAGCGGTTCGTGCGGTATTCTCGCTACATGCATGTTCGCAAACCATTTAATGTCAAGCACGGCCCACTATTCCGCGGATTTGCTACCTCTGGACTGAGAATTTCAGTTTCTTAACGGTTATGCTCTTCAGAAAAAAAAATTCTTAAGCCTTAGTCGCACACAAAAGATGATCCAGTCGTTGCATTTTTTTGGTAAAAAACTAAGAAGTGCAACGATTTAGACACTTTTCTATAAACTGTAACTACACTATTTATAGGTGACTAAGTTTTAAGAAAATCTTCAGCCGAGGCATAGGCAAACCCTACATTGTGGGGTTCAAACTTATTAGGTTTTGGTTCAACTATAGGGTGTGGTCAAGTTTTCACGTTGTTCATAAATAAATGTATTTTTAGGTTTGGTCCTAAGTCAAACTATCTTATGTTTAGCCAACTTAAAAAATAGCAATATATACGAAACCAAATTAATCTCACAAGATGTATCTTGGAATGCAGTATCATAACATACTAATTTTATGTACCCCATTTGCCCTAAAATCCATATAACTTCGGAGGTGTCGTAGCTCATTCAAAGGATCATTTGTCAATGGGATTTTCTCTTGGATTATGTTTGTCTAGTCATGGGGGCCCCCTTTCATTCATTACCCTAACTCATTTGCTTAAAATGGGATCTACATGAAATGAGGTTTCACCACTAGTTAAGAAAAAAAAAGTGCACCACAAACACATTTCGAGAAACACATAAACACTAGTTCAAAAACATAGATCAACAGTCCATAGTGGTTCAGAAACATTAAGAAACACAAGAACAAGACACTTAAAGATCTTGACACACAAGATCTAGACACGGAATTAATAGCAAGACACACACGAACTCTATACTCATTCAGAAAAATAGATAGACACACCATATGAGAAAGATGTTAATCAACATAGATAGACACACAAACTAAATTGAAATTGGTAGACACACACATACACACTAATCCCAGTCATTATCTAGATTGTGGTCGGTGTCCTCTGAAGCGATAGTTGAGATGACTACCAACCATTGGTAGGAGTCAGGGTCAAGTGTCGATGCCGCTCCTTTGGGGCACTCCTCCAGAAGGGTGGCCTTCCTCTACCTCTTCTCTGTGCTAGCCACTCTCCTATTCGCCTTCTTCTGCTCCTGTATTCCACATCTTTAGGATGATCTCTCCGCCTTTGTGCCATGAAACGCTTGCCCATCTTAGGAATGGATATTCGCCGCTGCCCCTGGCGGTGGCACTGCACATCCATATGTGACATAAAATGCGGCTACAAAGAAAGACTCGGCTTCTGGCAGAGACCCGACATCCGAGAAGTTCATGTCGTCACGCGGCACACCAAACCTCCACGCCGCAGTATCGTATGTGGGAAGCCTCATCTCTGGTGTTGAAGGTGTTGTGCCATATGCATACTCCGTCGAGGGAGATTTCATCCGCGTAATGCCCCCTTCCGCCGCAAGTAGACGACGATGAAACTTGCGGAGGTATGGTTGGCGCGGCGACGAGGAGACAACGGGCGAGGGGAGCCTCGACGGTGATATCGGAGGAGAACTGCTGGGTTTCGAGAGTTCTGTGTCTGGACGAAACACGGCTATATATAGGAACAGGAACACGAGTGCTAAAACGATAGGAAAACATGGGAAAACGGCGGGAAGGAAAAGGGAGGGGAAATGGGTCTTTTCCATGCTTCCACACAAAGCACACGACAAATGCACACCTTTGCCGTGTCCTTTACAGatgcacacggcaaagacacACTTTGCCGTCTGTTTTACCGGTGCACACGATAAAGACCTGGCACGAAAAATAGGAGGAGAATGAAAAAGCGCGTGAATCTAGGAGTCGACGTGGCTATAGAGACACTCAGCAACCTGTCGTTTCAATGGCTCCGTGAAGAGAGGACACCACGGCCACGTGTCCCGGGCATTGTCGTGCAGTTTTTCTTGTCCGTGTGCATGATTCTTCCTTTGCCGTGAGGGAGGCTTTGCCGTTTTCTTTTCCCAGCCGTTTCCATGTGTCGCCTCTTTGCCGAGTTATTTTCGTCCGTGCACGGAAGAGCCGTCTTCCGCGGTGGATAACACACGGCAAAAAAAGCCACGCCTGGCCGCGGCGAATTCTCTGGTAGTGCGGCCACTATCTTCCTCCAAACAATTGAACAATGTACATATAGGAGAGTTCTCTCTATTTTTTTTTAAAGAATAGTAGGAGGCCCCGATGAATTTGTTGTGCATAATAATGGTCCAAATCTCCAAATTCATGTGCATAAGACTCAACCAAAAGTTAGCTAGACTCAAAGTTCTTTATTGGCAATTCGGTAAGTTATTTAGTTTTCCTATATTTTTCTTAATAAGAGTGTCCTACTGTTTTTTTGAAACGATTTACTCATCAATACAGACCATTATAATTTTCTGCCATGTTTCAGACAAGGTTCATTGTAATTTCAGATTTATATTTATTTCCATTCCAAAGAGATAGATACATGTGTTCGCAAATTTATTCATATTCAAATACTAAGTACTACGCATGGAACACTGTTCTTACGTACGCTTTGATCTTAGTAAGTGTTGGTGGTTTAGTGCAAAATTATACAAAAATAGCGACATTTATTATGGATCGGACCGAGTAGTATATATTTGTGTTCCCGGATTTGTTGCTATCATGACTTAATTACGTATACACATCACGGCTTACATCCATACCATCTGATCAGCTCCCATGTGCCATCAGGAAATCAAATATGTACACGATACATATCATCTGACCCATTCACATTAATTATCAGATTAAGATAACATTACAAGCATGAAAGTAGTTCACGAAGCAACCCTACCGGATCACGGCCGGGACATGAAAGGACATAATTCGAATTAGCTGGCTGAATATGATCTTTACCTGTAAAACCATCAACCACACACTACCACTTGTTTATATAGAATTTATTTGTATATACACAAAAATCGCAATTTGCTTGTGACATATGAGCAATATATAAAGATAGATAAGTTTTTGGCATCTACACAGAGATGCGTTGCCTTTTTGTCAACAAGAGAAGAAAGCTCGCTGAACTTGTCCTACTTTTTCACACCTCTAGCGGCCTAACTTTGACTACATGCATGCCTCTCATGCAACctaaagaacactataaataggcagcTCGTGGCAGCCACAGGGGTGAGCAAGCCATTGAGCCAGCTATCCTACAGTGAAGAAGAACACACTGAGTTTTCGTACGTAGCTAGGCCAGTTTGTGAGCTTAGCATAGCTGCCATGGGTTCCAGCTGCAGGACATGGCATTGCTTGCTCGCCCTCTTCCTCCTCTCCTCCGCCGCGTATGGGCAGCTCTCGCCGTCCTTCTACGTCAGGAGCTGCCCAACGCTGCAGCTCATCGTGCGCGCCACCATGATCAAGGCGCTCCTCGTCGAGCGCCGCATGGGCGCCTCCCTCCTCAGGCTCCACTTCCATGACTGCTTCGTTCAAGTAATTGTTAAACCTTTAACGTTCGTATTTATGTATAGAGTAGTTTGCCCCGCAAAAATACAGAAATATATACAGTAGTTTATGAGCTAGCATAATTAGGTTAGGATATATGAATGGTAAAATTTGGATACAGGGCTGCGACGGATCGATTCTTCTGGACGACGTGGGCAGCTTCGTGGGCGAGAAGACGGCCTTTCCAAACGTCAATTCGGTACGCGGCTACGAGGTGATCGACGAGATCAAGAGAAACGTGGAGCTGCTCTGCCCTGGCGTTGTCTCCTGCGCCGACATCGCTGCCCTGGCAGCACGGGACGGCACGTTTCTGGTATGTAGGACTAGTATTTACAATGGACACTGGGCTAGGCAGCTTACTGCACGTGCATGCATACTTCCAAAAGTACACGTATGCTGCACGCTGTGTACATGTGCAGGTATAATTCTGACAACACACATTGGTCTATCGGTTGCAGCTCGGCGGGCCCAGCTGGGCAGTGCCGCTCGGCCGGCGCGACTCGACGACGGCGAACCTGAACGAGGCGAACACCGACCTGCCCGGGCCGTCCTTGAACCTGGACCTGCTCATCAAGGCGTTCGGCAAGAAGCAACTGAGCCCGCGCGACCTGACGGCGCTCTCTGGCGCGCACACCATCGGCTTCTCGCAGTGCCTGAACTTCCGCGACCACATCTACAACGGCACCAACATCGACCCGGCCTTCGCCACGCTGCGCAAGCGCAACTGCCCCGCTGTGGCACCCACCGGCGACCGCAACCTGGCGCCGTTCGACGTGCAGACGCAGCTCGTCTTTGACAACGCATACTACCGCAACCTGGTGGCCAAGCGCGGCCTGCTGAACTCGGACCAGGAGCTCTTCAACGGCGGCTCGCAAGACGCGCTGGTGCAGCAGTACATCGCCAGCCCGTCCCTCTTCGCCTCCGACTTCGTGGCGGCCATGATTAAGATGGGGAACATCGGCCCGCTGACCGGTACCGCCGGCCAGATCAGGCGCAACTGCAGGGTCGTCAACAGTTGATCGATCGTTATAGGATCCGTATATATAAGCGTGTAACTGTATGATCGTATAAGTACGTAAGTGGTGATGGAGATGTGGGGATTTGGTTGGCTACAAAGGTGACCAAcaagcttgcatccatggaagaaTAAGAGCCGTTAGGTTCAGATAATGTCTGGGCTGGGGTTTAGAAGTATCCCCTCCAGGATTTATAGATACGGAGTACTTTTTCTTTATGTAAGTTGCCAACATACAAATGGAAACCAATCATGGTTTTTTATGCAACTCTGGAATGCGTATTTGCAACAATACTGCGGGAAAACAAAACTCTGAATTGCGTTTCCCTAGCCACTAACAATCTACTACTCTTACTTTCTTAGTGATTTAGTTGATGCATCAAACTTAAAATTTACCTCTACATGCATTTTTTTCGATAATAGACGCTTTATTACTCGAAAAACAAGCATTATACTCGACCTCTGCATAACATAACTAGATGCTTTTAAAATTTACCCCTACATGCATGGAATAAGATACAATGTTTGTGCTAATGGATCATCAGTATCAGTAGGACACCATGTGTAAGAGAACATAAACATACTATATAAAGCCTGGAGCcacacaaacaaacaaaaaaagctGACCGGCGTCCTCATTCCGTTTGGATAGGATCATAGGAATGCCCAAGAAGCCATTGGAGTGGTCATACGGGGCTGAGCTCTCACAATCATGGGCCAAAGGCACTAAAGAGAAAGTAGACAAGCCTTCGTTTTCGATGAGTGTATAGGAAACACGAAGACTTTTAGTTCGGTAGTTAGGATGCATGGGCCGAACACATGGCTGCACTCTAGAATGAACTCACAACCTATTGTGACAATTACTCGTAACCAATACCAACATCTAAGAAGTTATTTTTTATGCAAAACAGCAAAGTCATTCTGCTTTCATATAGTTCCTGTCATGTATCAATTTTTGCCACATTCACATGTCCCAGTTGAGCCCTGTTGCCTAATACTGTTGGAAAAAATCTGAGATGATCTTGAATTTTGAATCAGCTGAGGTTCTGGTCGCGTCTCGGCTGCTTAAGGGTTCTTTTAGGCTTCTATCATGTCTTCTTCCAGATTACCCTCTTAAACTCTCCTAAAAACCCGTGATTTAAAAGTTTATACATCTAAATAAGTATTGGGTAGAGTAATTTAGAAGTTTACACAAATTTGAAAGACGCTGGAAGAAGCCGAGAAGAGCAGAAttttgtcaaaaaggaccaccttcccAGTGAAATGGCAAAAAAGACCACCCCTCAGTGCAAATGGCAaaagtgccatggcggcacgctcGCCAGCCAACACGTGGAGGGTGCCACCGCCGGTTGTGGTGGCACGCCCTGTCGCCGTGGCGTGTGGTGACACGTTCGGGAGCAGCGGGCGCCGTTCAAGCGCCGTTAATGGCGAAGGCCGGTGATGGGCCCTGCCGCCACAGAGGGGGGCGGCACGCTGCCGTGGCACATGCCACCAACGGCTGTGGCGGCAGGTCGCCCTGTGGCCGACAAACGCGGCAGGCCTGCCATTGATTCCCATGCTTTATTTCAGACAGCAGCACTCATTCCCACGCTTCTTTTTTCAGATGATTGATTCGCTTTTTTGCTGATTGCAGTAATTTCCCGCCCGATTCTCCCGCTCGATCTGTCCAGTTCTTTATAAAAACATGCTTCGATGTTATTTGGTACACAAGTCACAAGTTCTTATACCTTAGCCAGCATGAGTCTGCCATGCTCGGACCAGTATTTTAGGCCGACGAAGGGAAGAATAAGCTTGCCACCGGGGGTTAGAGCAGAGAGGGTTGGTGCGGCTGCCTTGCGAGGGTGAAGGAGGTGGTGGATTTTTCTGATAAGTTCggcatgaaatatttcatgtgTGCTAATTACGATCATGATCCACCCGCACATCATCCTTGAGGCCTGCGGTATGTTCTTAAAGCATGATTAACAATCCTCAAGGCCTGCAGTATGTTTCATTAATTTTCATTTATTAACCGTTTTATTTTTGTTGCAGTCTCCCCGCCCCTTTGCAACTGGTTTTACTGGATagaccaggagcagccggattgggcgCGCCGTGAGGTGAAGGAAAAACATCGACGTGCATGGGCAAGGTTCCATGAGAAGGAGCCTAGGGAAAAGGCTATTGCTAATGATAAAGCAGTGAGAGAGAGACATGTACAAAAATTAAGAGCGGAGCAAGCTCAAAATCGTGAGTAAATCAGAAGcggatggatgatgaggctgcacgtaggtaTGCGGAGGAAGAGGTTTGCAGGGAGGCCCGTGAAGCGGAAAGGAAGATATTAAGAGAAAGGGCTGCTGAGGCGCAGGCAGCAGAAGAACGCGGCGAGAAGACTGGAAAATGGCCACGCTAGACACAAGGCAAATAGAGTGATACGTTGTAGTAACTACGTATATTAATTTCTGTTTTACTTTCTCGTTGTATCTTAAATTTCGTTGTAGTGATTAGCCGTATTTTAATTTAAGTTATATTTCCATATTTATTTCATCAGATGTATTAATAATAAATGTTGATTTCCCGGAAAAAGTTCGCGCCTAAATTTTCCCGCCTAAAGTTCCCGCCTTATTTTTCCCGCCAAAATTTCCTGCCAAGATTTCCCGCCTTTTCTCTGAGCCGCGTGCTATAAAACCCCTCCCCGGGCATTCATTTGTTGAAGACAATCGTAGTCGCTCCAAGATGGCTCCTCCTGACGATCgtagttttactgcatttatggcTGCTCCTCTTCTCTCCTCTGCTTCTTCAGTTATGAGTGCCAATAACATAAACAATGTCGAAGATCTGGTCACAAATGTGACCCTCCTCGTCGAGGTAGGCAAGCTTTTTTTATAGGCATGCAGGTATGCCGGGTCAAACTCTAGTGGAAATACCACAAGAGCTTCTTATGTTGCAAGCtagtgaatggatcgtagcgaacaagaggaggggtgaatggcgctacggcaagttttagtctttttcaatttttatgcaacggaaggtaaatgtgtgaactttagcaataggggtgatcctacaatgaatatcggacaagtgcaacaagtaaaggaatcaacaagatgacgagagtaaggagcgagacaaccggggggcgcgaggcgagtcgaggtttgtttcccgcagttccttccactaaaggaagtacgtctgcgttgaggaggtgctagtctcacacaagagactaggcggccacaccacgaaggaaggcctcaccttcttcctcgagagagctccacggaggtgctctccctcttccactaaggcaccggtcgaggcggtgattccttcacaaggttggagcgagctccacacacaaggatgctcccaacaccctatggatatagtacatcaccaagctagactccatagctgcacatctccaatgctccaccat includes the following:
- the LOC127321014 gene encoding peroxidase 70, yielding MGSSCRTWHCLLALFLLSSAAYGQLSPSFYVRSCPTLQLIVRATMIKALLVERRMGASLLRLHFHDCFVQGCDGSILLDDVGSFVGEKTAFPNVNSVRGYEVIDEIKRNVELLCPGVVSCADIAALAARDGTFLLGGPSWAVPLGRRDSTTANLNEANTDLPGPSLNLDLLIKAFGKKQLSPRDLTALSGAHTIGFSQCLNFRDHIYNGTNIDPAFATLRKRNCPAVAPTGDRNLAPFDVQTQLVFDNAYYRNLVAKRGLLNSDQELFNGGSQDALVQQYIASPSLFASDFVAAMIKMGNIGPLTGTAGQIRRNCRVVNS